CACGTCCTCTCAAAAGATAATTAACTTAGGAAGCTAAAAGATGGCAAAAGACACTCGCAGTCGCAAAAAGGTGACTCGTCGTTCAGTATCGGAGGGCGTAGCCCATATCCATGCGTCTTTTAATAACACCATTGTTACGATTACCGATCGTCAAGGTAATGCATTGGCTTGGGCCACTTCAGGTGGACAAGGCTTCCGTGGTTCACGTAAATCTACACCATTTGCAGCTCAGGTTGCAGCTGAAGTCGCTGGTAAAGCGGCCCAAGAATATGGTGTTAAGAATATCGATGTTTTGGTCAAAGGACCAGGACCGGGTCGTGAGTCTGCGGTAAGAGCACTAGGTGCATTGGGTTATAAAGTTAACAGCATCTCTGATGTAACCCCAATCCCACACAATGGTTGCCGTGCGCCGAAAAAGCGCCGCGTCTAATATTAAAGACGAAGCTTTTTATCCCAAAAGCTTATAGGAGACATAAAGATGGCCCGCTATATTGGACCAAAACTTAAATTATCACGTCGTGAAGGTACAGACTTAGGCCTTAAGTCTGGTGTTAAACCATATGACGTAAAAACGAAAAAAGCTGGGCGTCCGCCTGGTCAACATGGCGTAAGCCGTAACAAGACTTCAGAGTATGCATTACAGCTGCGTGAAAAGCAGAAAGTTAAGCGTATTTATGGTGTTCTTGAGCGTCAGTTTGCTAATTACTATAAAGAAGCTGCTCGCAAGCGTGGTGCTACTGGTGAGAACTTGTTAGCTATGCTAGAGAGCCGTCTAGACAACGTGGTATATCGCATGGGCTTTGGCTCAACTCGCGCTGAAGCACGTCAACTAGTTAGCCATCGTACTGTTATGGTAAAAAAAGCTGGCCGTGATGAGTTTGTTCGTGTGAACATTCCTTCAATCCAGTTGCAAGATGGTGATGTCATCGCTATCCAAGAGAAGTCTCGCGAACAGCTACGTATTAAAAATGCTATCGAATTAGCAACACAACGTGGTATTCCAGAATGGCTTGATGTTGATCACAGCAAACTACAAGGCACGTTTAAACAAGCGCCTGATCGTATTGATCTACCTGCTGAAATCAACGAAAGCTTGATCGTTGAGCTATACTCTAAATAACTGACGTACTGCTCAATGTTATAAGAATAACATTGAGCAATTAACGTTAATTAAACCAGTTAAATAAATCGAGGTGACATCATGATGCTAAATGCAACTGAGTTTCTAACGCCGAACGCCATTAATGTGGATACGGTTAACGAAACGATTGCGAAAGTCACGCTCGAACCGTTAGAACGCGGCTTTGGGCATACCTTAGGGAATGCCTTACGTCGTATCTTGTTATCTTCGTTACCTGGTGCTGCAGTCATTGAAGCTGAGATTGATGGTGTTGACCATGAATACTCGACGCTTGAAGGACTACAGGAAGATGTGCTTGACTTGCTTTTGAACTTAAAAGGCTTGGCCATCACACTTCATGACCAAAATGAAGTATTTTTGACCTTGGATAAACAAGGTCCAGGCACTATTACTGCTGCAGACATCGCACTACCGCATAATGTCGACATTATCAATCCAGAGTTGGTTTTAGGTACATTAAGCGAGCGTGGTCATCTTAAGATGCGTTTGCGTGTAGTAATGGGTCGTGGATATGAGCCAGCAAATCAGCGCCGTGAAGATGGTGACACGAAAGCAATTGGACGCTTAAAGCTTGATGCAAGTTTTAGCCCAGTACTTCGTGTTGCTTATCAAGTTGAGAACGCACGTGTAGAACAGCGTACTGATCTTGATCGTCTTATCGTTGAGCTTGAAACTAATGGCACTATAGATCCAGAAGAAGCAATTCGTAAAGCAGCAACTATTTTGCAACAACAGATTTCTATCTTTGTTGACCTAGAAGCTGAAGAAGCGCCTGAGCCTGTGAAAGAAAAAGAAGAGGTCGATCCGGTGCTTTTACGCCCTGTGGATGATCTTGAACTAACGGTTCGCTCAGCCAACTGCTTGAAAGCTGAAAACATTTACTATATCGGTGATTTGGTACAACGTTCAGAGACTGAACTATTAAAAACCCCAAATCTTGGTAAGAAATCATTAACAGAAATCAAGGACGTACTAGCGTCTAAAGATTTAGAGCTTGGTATGCGCTTAGATAACTGGCCACCAGCTGATTTACGTGTTGATGATCGCTTTTCTTATCGTAGCCGTTAAACTTTAAGGATATTTGACTATGCGCCATCGTAAGAGTGGAGTCAAGCTGGGTCGTACCGGCAGTCATCGTAAGGCAATGTTTCAGAACATGACTAACTCATTATTTGAGCATGAACTGATCAAAACAACATTACCAAAAGCTAAAGAACTACGTCGCGTTGCCGAGCCGTTGATTACAATGGCTAAAGAAGACAGCGTTGCTAATCGTCGTTTAGCATTTAGCCGTATGCGTAGCAAAGCTATGGTAGGCAAATTATTTGGCACGTTAGGTCCTCGTTACCAAACGCGTCCAGGTGGTTATTTGCGTATCGTAAAATGCGGTCATCGTGACGGTGATAATGCGCCAATGGCATATGTAGAACTAGTTGATCGTGACTAATTTTATATTGACGATATAATTCATAAAAAAAGGCTCCAATTCACTTGGAGCCTTTTTTTGCGTGTCGAATTCTCTATTAATTACAACAACAATGAATCGACATCGGCAGCACCTTGTCTGATAATTTCAGGCTGACCACTAGTCATATCTACAATGGTAGTCAGTTTGGTGGTTTTAATACCGGCATTGATTAGGCCATCAATTTGATTGCCCAGTAAGTCTTCGATCTCAAAAGGATCATCTAATATGTCATCTCGGTTTGGTAATATTAACGAGCTAGTCAGAATAGGCTCGTCCATCGCTTCCAAAAGTGCTTGAGCAATAGGATTGCTTGGCACGCGAATACCAATAGTTTTTTTCTTAGCGTGCGCCAGTTTTTTAGGCACATCTTTAGTAGCATTTAAAATAAAAGTGATAGGTGCAGGGGTATGTGCTTTTAGCTGTTTAAACTGCACATTGTCTACTGTGGCATAATTAGCAATTTCACTTAAATCACGGCATAACAGGGTAAATTGATGCTTATCATCAAGTTCACGAATTTGCTTAAGTTTTTCAAGTGCATCTTTTGCACCGAGACGACAACCAAAAGCATAACTGGTATCAGTAGGATAGATAAGTAGTTTATCAGCGCGTAGCAAGTCAGCAGCTTGTTCTATAAGGCGAGGTTGTGGATTGTCTGGATGAATGTAAAAAGTTTGCATAAAATTTCCTTATTTATATGGTTATAGGTAGTTTTACTGATTTTATAATATTTGAAGTATCACACTACAGATTCAGTATAGCGGCAAAGAAGTTGAGAGATATAGAGAGATGCCGTTAATAATCGTAGGAAAACGTTAAACATAGTTGATTAAACATCATACAGATATGCAAGGTAGCTATATACTTTTAAAGTACCTATATAATTTTAGTGGTATTGATTATTAATAACGTACGCAATAACGTCTTAGCATCACGCGGTAGACTTTGTGGTACAGCAATATACTGAACGACTTGTTGATAAACATCGTGAGAGAATGTACTAGCGCTGGTATCAAAGCTGGCGAATAAATTATCTTGCGAGACTTGAAACGGACGTCCGCAAGCAAGTGTGAATAAACACTCTAATGCCTGTGGCTTAACCTCTGCGCCTTCAAAAGCCTGCTGCTGCGCTGCTGTTCGTCCATCTGGTGCATACCAGTATCCAAAGTCGTTTAAGAGTCTACGTTCGCTACCAGCGATGCACCAATGGCTAATTTCGTGCAGAGCGCTGGCAAAAAAACCATGAGCGAATACAATACGTGCAGGTTTATCACCTTGTGCTGGGAAATACTCTGGTTCTTGCTCGCCGCGTATCAATTCTACTTGTTGTCCTAAAAATAGGACATTGAACAGTGATATCAGCCAATCCGTAAGAGCGTATTCGGAGTTTTTTTGTAAGCTCAAGGTATTGATAAGTGTATTTTTAATTTTGTTATCTGTATTAACATCATTTAACCACTGCCACTGCTGTTGTGAAATTTTTAAGTAGCTGTCGAGCTTAGTTTTGGCTACAGCGTCTAATTTTTTATTACCGACGGTTAAGTTGGTATAACTCGAGCCAACATTAGAAGTATCTTCTAATTTTATTAGTCGATTTAATAAATTGGTAGCATTAGTTGTAGTCAATACTGTAGAAAAATCAGGATGATCAGGTTGAGAATTCATAAATAGACAAGTCAAATAGGTAAATAATAAAAAAGTTATGAGGCTATTTTTATAGCAAGTTTTATCGTACGCGTTTTTAATAGATAGTAAGCAGCAAAAATCGTAACATACTAGCGCTGGCGTCATATCAGGCTTTCCGTTAGTATGGCAGGCAATATTATACACCGTTTTTGATGAATGAGGCCGCGCATGTCAAGCACCCCAATAAACAAGCCGTCAGCGCTTCAAGCTGATAAAGCATCAGCTCCTACGTCAGCTAACCTGCCAGAACATATCTCCTTAAGTAAATGGGAAGACAGTGGTTTTGAGTGGGTAGGGCAAGTAGCACCACGCTCTTTTGAGCGTCTTAATCCCCTATTAACGACTGAGCATCTGCAGTCAGATCTTCAGATGAAAGCCAATCTATATCGCCATAATAATGTGTTGCATCTATCTTTTACCTTAACTGGTGAAGTATGGTTAACCTGCCAGCGTTGTTTGCAACCCATTGCTATCGATTTGACCGATGATTATGATATCGCTCTACTCGATAATGAAAGCCAAGTGCGCCTGGTCGGTGAAGAACAGGACTATCTATTGCTTGATGAAATTATCACTGAGCCTGCACCAGAGCGTTTATTACCGCTTAAAAAATTGGTCGAAGATGAGATTTTACTGAAAACGCCAATGGCTCCAAAGCATGATGCTTGCGAGATGAGTGTTGAGCAGTTTGGTGAGATACCAGAAGAAGAAGAAACTGAAAATCCTTTTGCTGCTTTGGCGTCTTTGAAAGGTAATTTATAATGCTATAAACGGCATCTGTAAAAGATATTTTGGCAGATATTCTACTGTCTTTTTGGCGGCTTTATGCAGAAGAGTGAAAAGCAGGGCTTTATTAATCCGTTAAACATGCGTATAATGTCCCGTTTATTGCATTCTAGCAATCTGCTACTGGCAGAGAGAAGCTGAGCTTGCAAACTAATTATAGATTTTAGACGTAATCAACACTTTAATACGTGGCAATCTATTTAACTAATGATGCGTAAGACTTAGGTTGTTGTGATTATATAGCCTCTGTCAGTGTCGATTAAAGCTGGATTTCAAGCTTATCCCCTTTTAAGTATAGGAGCTATATCATGGCCGTTCAAAAAAGTCGTAAAAGTCGTTCTCGTCGTGACATGCGCCGTTCACACCATCGTATGGAAATCGCTGAGCTAAGCGTTGATGCTACTACTGGTGAAAAACATCGTCGTCATCACATGACTAAAGATGGTTTTTATCGTGGTCGTCAATTGTTTAAAGTTAGTCAAGAAGCTTAAGTTATTGTTCATTTGATAGTTTGCATCTGGCGATAGTAATGTTTTCACTCATCTACTATTGCCGCCTGCCACTATTCTTAGACAATATATATTGAGCCAATAAAAGCCAAGTTATTTCGCTATCATATATTATGTAGCTGGATAACTTGGCTTTTTATTATTTATTATTTACTAGTATATTTTATTTACGGCTCTCATTATCTGTATGATTCAATAGCTAAAATGCTTTATTTATAGCATCGGCTATGACTCGGTAAATACGTTGTATTACTATCAGCTTACTACTGGCTGTAATAATCGCACGCAGCAGTGTATAGTTTGTGAATAATTAGTAAATTAATTAAAGTCATATTTTATGACAATACCCAATTTATTTTAGGGACATCTCCAATCACTTAAGGAATATTGGCTATGGCATCTGCACCTGATACAGTAATAACCCAGCCACCTCGTGTTGCAGTAATCTTTCCTGGACAAGGTTCACAGGCAGTCGGAATGACTTCCGAGCTTGCAGAATTATACCCACAAATACATGATACTTTTGCTGAGGCAAGTACAGCTTTAGGTGAAGATCTGTGGGCAATCTGCCAAAACGAAGAACAGCTGAACCAGACCCAATACACTCAGCCTGCGTTATTGACTGCTAGCATCGCAATTTGGCGTATTCTCCAAGATAAACTTGATAAAAAGCCTCTTTATCTAGCAGGTCATTCTTTAGGTGAATACAGTGCGCTTTGTGCCGCTGGTGTTATATCATTGACTGATGCAGTGAAATTAGTACATAAGCGTGGGCAATTGATGCAAGAGGCAGTGGTCGGTATTGATACTGCTATGGCTGCAGTATTAGGACTTGAAGACAGTCGTGTTGAGACTTTATGTGAGCAAGCGACTGAACATGTTGATAATGCTATTGTTGGAGCGGCTAATTTTAACAGCCCAGGGCAAGTCGTCATATCTGGAAATGCTGCTGGTGTTACCGCTGTTATTGATAAAGTACAAAATACAGGTAAAAAAGCAATTCCTCTAAAAGTTAGCGTACCTTCACATTGTGCATTAATGGAGCCGGCCAGTCAGGCATTAGCTGAAGAGTTAGCAACTATCAAATTTGACCAAGCCACTATTCCCGTCATTCAAAACCGTCATGCTCGTATTGAGACTAATGTGCAAAGTATTAAACAAGCATTGACAGAACAGCTTAGCGAACCTGTATTGTGGTCAAAAACTATGCAAGAGTTAGCAGACAAACAAATTAACATATTAATTGAGTGTGGCAGTGGTAATGTACTGAGTAACTTGGCTAAGCGTCAAGCACAGCCTATTGCAAGTTATCCAGTAGATAAGCCTGCTCGAATGGACAAACTGATGGAGGTGTTATCATGAGCCGAACGATTGTTTTAGTAAGTGGTGCAAGCCGCGGTATCGGTAAGGCAGTTGCCAAGCGCTTTGCTAAAGAAGGACATTTTGTCATTGGTACAGCAACTACAGAAAAGGGTGCTGCGCTTATAGATGATTATTTGCATGATTCTGGTGGTATTGGGCGTGTTTTAGATGTCCGTGATGGCGCACAAATTGATAAGTTGTTTGAAGAGATTGAAAGTGTATATGGCGCAGTGCAAGTATTGGTAAATAACGCAGGTATTACCCAAGATGGTCTGCTGATGCGCATGAAAGATGAAGATTGGGATAGTGTGGTTGATACCAACCTTACATCTGTTTACCGAATGAGTAAACGGGCAGTGCGTGGAATGATGAAAGCACGCCGAGGCCGTATTATTAACATTAGCTCAGTAGTTGCAAAAATGGGAAATGCGGGACAGTCCAATTATGCTGCTACAAAAGCGGGCGTGGAAGGCTTTAGTCGTACTTTGGCACGTGAGATTGGTTCACGCCAAGTAACTATTAACTGTGTGGCACCTGGCCTTATTGAGACAGATATGACAGATGAGCTTGATGAGCGCTTACTCAACTCTATGTTAGATGCTGTACCTATTGGACGTTTGGGACAGCCAGAAGATATCGCAGCAGCAGTATTGTTTTTAGCTGGCGATGAAGCGAGCTATATTACTGGTGCAGTTATACCTGTCAATGGCGGCATGTACATGTAATACCATGTATACGATAGAAAAATAGTTTACACTCGTATAATAAAAATCTGCGTGAACGAGTGTAAACTGTAATTAATGGTGTTATAATAACAGATACTTTTATGTCTAAGACCTGTATTATAATGAGGTCTCATAAGACATTGAATAAACCGAAACATTGGTAGTAGTGTGTTAGAGTCTTATAACTGACATAATTTACCGTATTCGATATAACATCATCAGCTTAAAAAAAGCTAGATGATAGTTTTTAAAAATTGATATATAAAAAGGAGCAGTTTATATGAGTAATGATACTGAGCTAAGAGTAAAATCTGCAGTAGCAGAGCAGTTGGGCATGAACGTCGAAGACATCAACAATGATGCTTCTTTCATGGAAGATTTAGGCGCAGACTCACTAGATTTAGTTGAGCTTGTTATGTCATTTGAAAGTGACTTTGGCATTACTATTCCTGATGAAGATTCAGCAGAGTTGACTACAGTACAAAAAGCAATCGATTATGTCCAAGCTCAACTATAAGTCATTATTGCTCTAAAGTTCTCTTATGATATGGCTATGTACCTTTTGGTTTAGCTAAATTATGGGTTAGCTACAGCAAGTTTTTTTAAGCCGTTTATCTTTATTGATAAGCGGTTTTTTTATGCTTTGCGTATTAAAGTAACTATATTATTAGCGATAATAAATTATTGACGATGATAATTTTATAGCTTTGAAATATTCTTATAGAGTTTAATCTCTATTACCTAAACAATATAAAAACTATCGTTAACACAAATTATGCTAGATTAACATTATCCAACATACTTTTACTGTCTAGGACTATCCAGTCTTTATAACTTTGCTATACTCATTGCAATGACAGGTAGGAGCAGTCCTACGTCATTGCGTTCCAAAAATTAGAAGAAAGATAGTAATCAATTAATAATAAAACCTTAAGGAGTATTTAGATGGGTATGTTCAGTTTCGCAAAAGACATTGGTGATAAAATTTTTAATCGTGACGATGATAAGCATGATGCAAAATCAGAGACTAAAGCAGATGCCAATACGCCAGTAAAAACTACTGAGCCTTCTGCTCAATCAGTGGCTAATATCTTATTACGTCGCATTCAACAGCAAAATCTTAGCATTGATAACTTAAAAGTTAAGTATAACGGTTCAACAGATACTGCTGAAATTAGTGGTAATGCGAAGACCCAAGCTGATCGTGAGAAAGCTATTATCGCTATCGGTAACGTACAGAACGTTGCAAAAGTAATTGATAATATTGATATCGAAGAAGATGCACCTGAATCAACTATGTACACCGTGAAGTCTGGTGACAGCTTATCTAAGATTGCAAAAGACGTATATGGTTCAACTGGTGATTATATGAAGATATTTGAAGCCAATAAGCCGATGCTATCTGACCCAGATAAGATTTATCCTGGTCAAGTACTACGCATACCTAAGCCATAACTAAAATAGGTTAAAATATTTCTCTAAGAAAATTTTAGTAGTTAACAATGGTTTTACTAGTTAAAATAAAACGCCTTTTACATTAAAAGGCGTTTTTTATTGTCTGTCTTTTTGGTATGTTTTTTAATTTGCTACTGACACGTAATTATCTTATTCATCATTAGGATTTAGCTTTACACGCTGCTCTCTAATTGCCCAATTAATATGTTCGTCAAGCATGTCGTTATGTTGGCCTAATTTAGACTGGAGTTGTTCGATAATAACTAAGCTAGTGTTAGCGTTACCTAATCCGATTGCAATATTGCGCAAAAAATTAATATAACCTGTGCGCCTAATGGGGCTACCTTGTGTATATTGTAAAAACTCAGCCTCTTGCCACTGCCAAATCTCGAGGAGACTGATGTCATCAAGCCCATGTCTAGGAGCAAAGTCATCTACTGATGTCAGATTGGCATAACGGTTCCAAGGGCATATAAGCTGACAATCATCACAGCCAAAGACTCGATTGCCTATGGCACGGCGATATTTGATATCTATCGGCCCGTCATGCTCGATAGTTAAATAAGAGATGCAAGCAGCTGCATTAAGCTCATGAGGTGCGATAATTGCCTTTGTAGGGCAGATGTCTATACAAGCACTACAACTGCCACAGTGTGCAGTAACAGGCTTATCATCGGGCAATTCAAGACTGATAAATAACTCACCTAGTAAAAAAAATGAGCCGGCTTGTTTATTTAGTAATAAAGTATGTTTCCCAGTCCAGCCAAGACCCGCTGCATCAGCTATTGGTCGCTCAAATATAGGGGCAGAGTCACTAAATGGTCGAAAGACAAAATCGGTCTCAGCACTAATATTCAAATGCTGCCATTCAGGAAGCATGGTTTCAATCTTTAATGCCAATTGCTTCAAACGGCTACGCATGGTCTTGTGATAGTCACGGCCTCGCGCATAACGAGCAATAATGCCATTGTTTGGCTGATCATTATCGGCAACAGCGCGTGGCGTTGGCGTTTGGGTCAGATAATCCATGCGTACGCTAATGATGGTTTTTGCACCTGCAACGAGTTTATCAGGATTCGCACGTAGTTCATGGTTATTGTGCATGAACTGCAATTGGCCTTCATAGCCTTTGTCTAACCATAGTTGTAACTGCTCAATCTGCTGAGCAAATAAAGGATGATGAACAGACAAAAAACCACAGTCAGCGAATCCTAAAGCTTGGGCTTCGATTTTAATCCAATGCTTCACATCTACTGCGGTAGCAAATACAGGAGTATTGATAACATCAATATTATCTGTTGTTTGCTTGCTAGAAGAGTTTGCTAGTTGCTGTTTGGTCGGTGATTTTTGATTCATATTAGAGGATGCTAATTTGTTAAGTTATACGGTGATAGACATAAATAGTGATGTTATAGCGGCTATGATAGGCTAGATTATTAACGATGCAACTATAAAACTAAAATATATGGTTATTAGCATCAATACATAATTCCAGATGTGCTTTTGTTATATTTACATCCTAGCCGTTTATAAGCTCATAAAATAAGAATAAGGGAAATTATGCGATTACAAATGCAAATATCAGCGCAATGTTCTCAATCGTCAATGCCTATTGCTTTGTATAGTAGCGAGCAAGTTTATGCTATGGAGCAAGCATGGTTTGCACAAGGATATAATAGTTTTGGTTTGATGCAACAAGCCGCTTGGCAGATGACGCAGCATATTATACAGCTTAATGAACGAGCTAAAGCGCAAGCGAAAAACAATGTTAAATATTTCAATCGTACAAGTCGTCAGCCCAGCGTTTGTGTTTGGGTAGGACAGGGTAATAATGGCGGCGACGGTTGGTTAATTTCTCATTATCTACAGCAATTGGGCTGGCAAGTACAAGTAATGACTGTTGGTCTACAAGCGCTTGAAAAGTTTGACGATGAAAAGGCCGAAAATCATAAAACATCGATGTCTGATGCAATAAAAGCCCAGCATATGGCTGTAGATGTATGTCACCAGCGCTTTGAAGACAGTCAGTATTATCAAAATGAAAACACTCAATTGGACATGACATTACAGGCCGATGTTTACATTGATGCACTATTCGGTATTGGTTTAGATCGCGCGCCTGAAGGCTTTTATAAGCAGGCAATTAGCACTTTTAATAGTTTGGCTCAACAGCATAATACCTTGGTAATTGCAGTCGATATCCCAAGTGGTCTAGTCGCCTCTACAGGACAGGTTTTTGAGCATTTAGCGATACAGGCAGATGTCACATTATGCTTGATTGCGCGCAAGTTTGGACTACATACCAAAGATGGGATGGATTATAGCGGAAAGCTCATTGACATACCGCTGATACCTTATGCATCGGTAGAACCCGTTGCTACATTGCTTACAAGCGCTCAAGGTCTAGCACCACGTCGACAGAATAGTTACAAGGGCAGCTACGGTCATGTATTGGCCATTGGAGGCAATCGTATTGATGGTTCTCAAGGTATGGGCGGCGCAGCAATACTGACCTCTGCTAGTGCAATGGCAACTGGAGCTGGCAAGATAACGGTTGCCTGTCATCAAGCCTTTCATGGAGCGCTATTGACCTCGTTACCTGATGCTATGACGATTAATTTACATCATCAAGATGGCGTTGAAAAGCTAATTGGGGATGCAAGTGTAGTTGCCATTGGTATGGGAATGGGGCGTGATAAGAAAGCAGAAAATTTATTTGTTCGTTATATTCAAGCAATAATGGCAAAAGGCATTTCTGTGGTCATTGATGCAGATGGCCTATACCATTTAGCAGCGCTGCAAGCTGATAAGCATGAAGTCGTTACCCAGCTAAGAGAATATAGTAAGACGCATAAGGTTTGCTTAACCCCGCATAGTGGTGAGGCGGCGAAGTTGTTAAATAAAGAAATTAACGAGGTGGAGAGTGATCGATTATCAGCTATACAGCACTGCGCAAATATCTATGGCGGTGATTGGGTATTAAAAGGCGCAGGATCGCTGGTGTTGGAGCATGGGGAAATATACGTTTGCGGTGCTGGTAATGCTGGAATGGCGACAGCTGGCATGGGAGATGTATTATCTGGAGTAACTGCCGGACTATTGGCTCAGCAAGATTTGAAAAGTGGGCAGAGTAGCTTACGTCAGGCGGTACTTATTCATGCATCAGCAGGAGATCTATTGACAAGAGATGTCTTAGTTAATCAGCAGCTAGGTAGTTCTAGAACACGTGATTATGCAAATAATAATCAGCTATTGATTGGACAGCGCGGCTTGCAGGCACAGGATATGCCTGCAGCCATTCGTCATATTATGCAAAATCTAACTGACTAAATAAATACTGATATGGTTAAAAGTGCTTCAAATATTAGTGTTTGTTTGGAAACCAGTAGGTTTTTAAGTTTCAGTACCTTTACAATATTGTCCAATCGCTTGCTGTACACGCTCACGCTTAAGTTCAATTTCGCGGCCGTCTAGATATTGGCGTTTACCATTTGCATCCATCTCATAAATACGGCCGCCAACATTCAAATTGGTTAAATTATTACGTAATGACTGACAACGTTGTGCGTTTGCCTGAGCTTCTTGATCTTTGATACGAGCCTCTAATTGCGCTACTCTCTGCTCTTCTGCATTCTGAGCGCCACTGTTCTGATTAACATCTGTTTTGCCTGCCATCTGACCTGCGTTAGCTTGTCTACCGTCACTACGGAACTCAATCACCTCAATATTCCGAGCATTTTGCGGAGCATGCTGACTATATTTAACTTCGCCATGTGCACCAATGGACTTATAAACTTGAATGGCATGACTAGCGTTCATTGACAGAGCAAGCAGACAAGTGGTGGCAACCCCGATGAGCAGTTTATTAGCAGTGTTGATCATGAGTGAATATGCCATGCTAGCAATCCTTTTAACAAATAAAAAACAAGTATTCATATTTGAGCGCGATGGCACTGTTGTATAAATTACAATGACAATACAATAGAGATTGATTCTAGCA
The nucleotide sequence above comes from Psychrobacter sp. P2G3. Encoded proteins:
- the queG gene encoding tRNA epoxyqueuosine(34) reductase QueG; this translates as MNQKSPTKQQLANSSSKQTTDNIDVINTPVFATAVDVKHWIKIEAQALGFADCGFLSVHHPLFAQQIEQLQLWLDKGYEGQLQFMHNNHELRANPDKLVAGAKTIISVRMDYLTQTPTPRAVADNDQPNNGIIARYARGRDYHKTMRSRLKQLALKIETMLPEWQHLNISAETDFVFRPFSDSAPIFERPIADAAGLGWTGKHTLLLNKQAGSFFLLGELFISLELPDDKPVTAHCGSCSACIDICPTKAIIAPHELNAAACISYLTIEHDGPIDIKYRRAIGNRVFGCDDCQLICPWNRYANLTSVDDFAPRHGLDDISLLEIWQWQEAEFLQYTQGSPIRRTGYINFLRNIAIGLGNANTSLVIIEQLQSKLGQHNDMLDEHINWAIREQRVKLNPNDE
- a CDS encoding NAD(P)H-hydrate dehydratase, with the protein product MRLQMQISAQCSQSSMPIALYSSEQVYAMEQAWFAQGYNSFGLMQQAAWQMTQHIIQLNERAKAQAKNNVKYFNRTSRQPSVCVWVGQGNNGGDGWLISHYLQQLGWQVQVMTVGLQALEKFDDEKAENHKTSMSDAIKAQHMAVDVCHQRFEDSQYYQNENTQLDMTLQADVYIDALFGIGLDRAPEGFYKQAISTFNSLAQQHNTLVIAVDIPSGLVASTGQVFEHLAIQADVTLCLIARKFGLHTKDGMDYSGKLIDIPLIPYASVEPVATLLTSAQGLAPRRQNSYKGSYGHVLAIGGNRIDGSQGMGGAAILTSASAMATGAGKITVACHQAFHGALLTSLPDAMTINLHHQDGVEKLIGDASVVAIGMGMGRDKKAENLFVRYIQAIMAKGISVVIDADGLYHLAALQADKHEVVTQLREYSKTHKVCLTPHSGEAAKLLNKEINEVESDRLSAIQHCANIYGGDWVLKGAGSLVLEHGEIYVCGAGNAGMATAGMGDVLSGVTAGLLAQQDLKSGQSSLRQAVLIHASAGDLLTRDVLVNQQLGSSRTRDYANNNQLLIGQRGLQAQDMPAAIRHIMQNLTD
- a CDS encoding DUF4124 domain-containing protein is translated as MAYSLMINTANKLLIGVATTCLLALSMNASHAIQVYKSIGAHGEVKYSQHAPQNARNIEVIEFRSDGRQANAGQMAGKTDVNQNSGAQNAEEQRVAQLEARIKDQEAQANAQRCQSLRNNLTNLNVGGRIYEMDANGKRQYLDGREIELKRERVQQAIGQYCKGTET